The nucleotide window CAAACTTAAAAAAAAGGggttccttaattttttttttcagttattATCATAtggttcttaaaagtttaactttaaaaaaaattacttaaatataaCTCTTCTAACATTTTGATATGCAAAATCATGAATTACTTCAATATAATCAACTTTTTTCgtcaaatcactttcaatataCAACAAAGCTAACTCATTTAACCTTTCTTGCGACATGGTGGaccaaatatatgattttatcaactttaactttgaaaaacttctctctgCGAATGCTATCGTTATTGGAATAGTCAACAATATTCTATATGCAATCCATGCATTTAGAAAACCATCATCCATTGTTTGCAAATGCTTTAGTATTTAAATAggctttttatttctttaggtaaaatgTTATACAAAACTTTTGATTCTAAAGTTAAATCTCTTccatcaatatcataaaaagGGTCACACTTTAAAAAGTCTTTTGATTTTAGAAgaggcttttgattttttttttcttaatttctttatgAGTTGATCTAACTTTTAAGAGTCTAAAACCTTAAGTGGTCTTTCTTACTTTCTAATTGGGTTGGGCCCCTCActtttattagtttgttttaactctcaattctTTTTAAGTTTTATAAGTGATATTTGTGGGCTTTAAAATAAGTTGAGATTAGTTTTAAAATAAACTATCCTAtaactaaaattttttaaattgacGGCCCTAAAAAATTGGGGGTCCTGGGCGGCGGCCCAGCTCGCCCAGGCCCAGGGCCGCCCCTGCTTAAAAGAGTTGAATTTGctcaaaatagaaaaagaaatccaTAAGAGATGAGCTACTTGGAGCGCAGAACACCATTACATAGCTCCTACATTTCTATATCTGTCATTACACCATTTAACACGTAGAACGGAAACAAATCAAAGGTATGAAATACGTCAATActttaaagaaaaaacaacatagaaaaatcttgaaaaacgtaaatttattttatttcaaagaatACTTAACCTAACGATTCACATCCATActtaacaaaaacaagaaaaccctaaaaatattaaattacgAGAAAAAAGtgctaataataaattaaaaatactttAAATACTCTTCTTGTCCCACGTCACCATTTCATTTAAGAATTAAACTTTTATTAAGATGTATTATTCATTGTTTTGTCTCTATTACAACTTAAGACTTTGTTTGTTCAAAGTTCAATCCCATCTCTACATTACAAGGGGAAGGCCAGAATAATTTTTTAGACTAGGTAGGATGAGGTACATTACATACTATGCACGTAACGGATGTCCTATCTACATACCTAGGCATTGTATTCCAAAAGTCCAGGAAGCACACATGCATCACTTATCACAAACAGCTAAACATATAAAAATACCACCAGCAATATAAAAATAGAAACATGTCAACTTGGAAAAGAGCTACAAcctctccaagaaacaaatgcTCACCAGTTTACTTTTTACAGTCATAAGTCAATAAGTCATAACAACAAGAACTAATTGAGAAGATATACTTGAGAGTTTTTTAAACAACAAGAACTAATTGGGAATATAACGCAGGTTGACATTCACACACGTTGAGCTGAGAAATGGCTCATCTCGCAAATTTTGATAATGAAAACACCCATGAGACTTAAACTCACAACCTTTCACTTGTGCTAAGAGATACCGCGTTCAAGTTTACCATCTCATCTAACAATATGTTGTTACCGGTATATCAACAATGATGTCTACGTAACAGCCACGCATAGAGAGAATTAACCTTTTTATCTCAGCAAACTCAGCAAGGGTAGGAAGTTGCTAATCTATAAGATTTATTATAACAGATGTCACGTTGGTTACTAATGTTAACATGATCCTTTGAGATATATGATGagacttttttttccctgttcttAGTCAGATGTGGCGAGATGGATATACTATCTGCTTATTTTAATTTCCTCACCCATTGGGGATCTCCATAAGACCTTCATAGATAGCAAAATGTCAATGGTTAAACCTATAAAAATACCATCAAATTACTTACCTTTCATTGCATAACTCAGCTTCCCTACAATTTGCATTCCCATCACACTCCAAACCTTACTTTCCTGCAATCCTTTCTAATTAAACTCCAAGAGAGCTAAAAAACACAGAGATGGGTGATATTGAGGGATCCCCAGGAAGCTCCATGCATGGAGTGACAGGCAGAGAACAAAGCTTTGCCTTTTCAGTAGCCTCACCAATAGTCCCAACCGATACGACAGCGAAATTCGCTTTGCCTGTTGATTCTGAACACAAGGCCAAAGTGTTCAACGTTTTCTCACTTGCTAATCCACACATGAGGACTTTCCATCTTTCTTGGATATCTTTCTTCACTTGCTTTGTGTCCACCTTTGCTGCAGCCCCACTTGTTCCCATCATTAGGGACAACCTCAATTTGACCAAACAAGACATTGGTAATGCTGGGGTTGCTTCTGTTTCTGGGAGCATATTCTCTAGGCTTGCAATGGGTGCTGTCTGTGACCTTTTGGGACCTAGATATGGATGTGCTTTCCTCATCATGCTTTCTGCCCCTACCGTCTTCTGTATGTCGTTTATATCTTCTGCAGGAGGATATATAGCAGTCCGATTCATGATCGGATTCTCCCTCGCAACGTTCGTGTCATGCcagtgataggtatgataatacctattgtttttggtagaaatgtccccctcttaagctttcttttgataaataatgagtgtatttatgtgttgatttgtattttgataggttgattgcggtttggatgaaaagcgacggaaaatgggctgaattgaaggaaatgtccaccgaccttcgtgtgttcaaatagtcataactttctgtcatgtTATTGGAATCacgtgaaataaaaggcattggaaactagacatcccaagctttccgtagaagctaaaatcaggcaaatcggaggtcatatggagaagttatggtcatttgaattgtGGGACTAggcgtaacgcgcctaggcgcaccattgtgcacgcccagaatcatttatgcatgcccagtccagagagcatttgatgtgaagatgattgaaaatatataccacgcctaggattgcgcctaggcgtgaattcaacacgcctaggcgcaaaaagcaattttcttggatgttttaattcgcgaattgCCCGAGCCGCAGGGGATTTTTTGGAccgaaaactgattttctggagagcgaaaccagagggggaaggcgactcttggagctaggaggagagattcttcagctcaacttggatttactcaactaattgggtttattcatgattttctcatctctcctcttgtgtttttctctcattatgtgtaactaaacctcttttgccaaggctaggttgaagccttgggtttgatgactttgtttatgacttgatttacatatatatgagttgatttgggtataaatcttgtgtttctatgtttgattgcaatttcttcatgcttgtggtgtttggccaacactttaggtttttggatgaaattgtttggagaatttgcttagacaataatatgtcaagtagattatgcttcttgaaacacttgattatgaatgtgtctccctttaattaggtgacaatttgtatgaattctaatctccatagaactccatgaattcctatgcatgtttagaccaataagatggctagaatgtatttaggaatatccgacctagaccaataagatggctagtaatcgattttagggagatttggcttaagtgcgctaaaaccgacttaggtacggattcgttatgcccgaattagcaaatatgtgtgtgaatttgtgtcattgcaagtcatgtcccaagggggattccaaagccttggtgttcatctcattcatctcatttgcattagctgcatccttattctaagaaaataccaaaaacactttgctatttgcttgttttagtttaattaccaaaccaaacaatcttgagttgaactttacttttgattgcattgtccatatatacatacaaatatatatttggattagacataacaccgtccctgtggattcgacccttgcttatcattgtgctgtagtcgccgactagtacacttgctagtaaggttaatttagactcAACAGGTAGTACTGGATGAGCACCATGTTCAACACCAAGATTATTGGTCTTGTTAATGGAACAGCAGCAGGGTGGGGAAACATGGGTGGAGGAGCAACACAACTCATAATGCCTTTACTCTATGAATTGATTAGAAGATGTGGTTCCACTCCATGTACTGCTTGGAGGATTGCATTCTTTGTTCCTGGGTGGCTCCATGTTATTATGGGTATTCTGGTCTTGACCCTTGGCCAAGACTTGCCTGATGGAAACCTCAGTGCACTTCAGAAGAAGGGAGAAGTTGCCAAAGACAAATTCTCCAAGgtcacttttttttcttcaacttaTATGTATTGAAGATTTTCCTCTTTCAATCCCCATTAAGGAAGTCTAATTTCAGTTGATGTGAATATGCAGGTGCTATGCTATGCAACCACAAACTACAGAACATGGATCTTTGTCCTTCTCTATGGCTACTCCATGGGCGTTGAGTTGTCCACAGATAATGTCGTAGCCGAGTATTTCTACGACAGGTTCAACCTCAAGCTTCACACTGGTGGCTCGTCCTTTCGGTGGATTTGCATCTGATTATGCAGCCAGATACTTTGGCATGAGAGGCAGGCTATGGGTGCTCTGGATTCTCCAGACACTCGGAGGAGCATTCTGTATCTGGCTCGGGCGTGCCAATACTCTTCCAATAGCTATTATGGCTATGATTCTCTTCTCAATAGGAGCTCAAGCAGCATGTGGTGCAACATTTGGAATCATTCCCTTTATATCGCGGCGTTCTTTAGGTATCATATCAGGCTTGACCGGTGCAGGTGGAAACTTTGGTTCAGGACTTACCCAGTTAGTGTTCTTCTCAACTTCAAGATTCTCAACTGCAGCTGGTCTGTCCTGGATGGGAGTCATGATCGTTGGTTGTACACTTCCTGTGACACTGGTTCACTTCCCACAGTGAGGGAGCATGTTTCTTCCACCTTCAAAGGATGTGGTTAAATCTACCGAGGAATATTACTACACTGCAGAATGGACTGAAGAAGAAAAGCAGAAGGGGATGCACCAACACAGTCTTAAATTTGCAGAAAACAGCCGCTCTGAGCGCGGCAAGCGTGTCGCCTCTGCTCCCACACCTCCAAACTCTACACCAGCACATGTGTAGTTCTGAAACAAAATCATCCTTAATCCAATAAAGAGAAGGGTGTCTATCAGCATGTGTACTTGCTTATTACATATGCTGATAGAAGTAGATCGCAATGCATGTGTGAAGTTTCCATCTGGCATAGATACTGTTACTGGGAAATGTTGATGAATGATAGATACCAAATTATGATACAAGTGATCAAGTCCTGGCATAAAGAGAGTAAGTTTCAAAAGAAAGTTTAAGCTCAAAATTTGATTCATTCTTGTAGCTCaaattcatgaatcatgattaaGGAAAGCAACATACACTCATACACATGCTTATACGTAGATtgagcaagaaaaataaaaaaaaccaacatcTCCCCTCATagcttgtaaaaaaaattaatagatcGGCCAAATCCACGGACGGTATATGGAAGACCCCGCAATCTCCATGCACCGGTTGAGACTTGGGCGAGACCTAGTGCGGGAAGGTAACACAGGGTTACATTCGCGCACTCTGGGCTAAGCAAGGGCTCATCtcgcaaattgcgataatgaaaACACCCATGAGACTTAACTCACGACCTCCCGTTTACGCTATGAATTATCGcgatcaagttcaccatctcaatcACTAGCCAACAAACAACCCGTTGTTGTGTGGAACCGACGTTAAGCTTAACTCAATAGTTTATGAGCCATTGATGTATATCAATGATCCATATATGGAATAGTCTCTCACACGCAAAGTAAATAAGAAATCTAAACTGGAATGATTAGAACCAATTGTAGCAAACTTACGTGGGACAGAGGTATTCAAGGCCACCCTTTCTAAAAAGCAAGCAATTAATCCACTCTTATGATATGAGCTGGTTCCCTAATTATATATTGTTAGGTCTAATGTAAGATAATAACAACTACACCAAGTCAATCGTGCAAAACACCCAAGTGCATGAAGACATTATGAGTTGCAAGCATCTAAGATGGTCAAATGAGCAGATCGTTTGTGAGAAACTACATATTCAGACCAGCTCAGTTAACCAATTTTATAGTCCAACTCACCAAAGCAAATCAACATTAAACTTACTATATTATGCAACCCGGGCTGGCAGATCCCAGAATCCCGTGCAGCAGTGTGCTTATAGATTCTGATGTGTAGTAATATTCTTCAATCTTCAGTTGATTTACCATATCTTTTGAACGAGGAAGGAACATGCTCCCCACTGTGGGAAGTGAATCAGTGTCATAGGAATCATGACTCTCATCCAGGAGACCAGCTGCAATGGAGAATCATGAAGTTGAAAAGAAGACTAATTGGGTAAGGCCTGATCCAACGTTGCCCCCTGCACCAGTCAAGCCTGATATGATACCCAAAGATCGCCGTGAAATGAAGGGGCTGATTCCAAAAGTTGCACCGGATGCAGCTTGAACTCCGATTGAGAAGAGAATCATTGCCAAAATAGCTATTGGAAGAGTACCACTCCAGGCTCATAAATTCATCACAAATTCACAGCAGTTAATCAGATTCTGTAAATAAGGTAATTGCTCTATTTGACAAAGCCCATTACATGCTTGATAAAATGCCCGAACCAAAGCTAGTTAGCCATGACTTGATAATCGTGATCAGGAAAGCTTCAATATAGTTATAAAAATGTTTGCACTTGTTTCAGCTTGTAATTGCTAAACACAAAAATTCACATGTGAAGATCAAACAAAATTTAGATAGCAAAACTACGATAGTGCAAATTACTGGAAAAAAATTGCTATGAAAACCATGTATAAGTGACTTATGTATGACGTGCTCCATATGGTTTTGAGCATACTCTGTTATTTGAGCAATCGAGATCATTGCAATTCCTCAGATTATTTGAGCATACTCTGTTATAGGCTTGTAGCCCCAGCAGTGGGGGCATGAAGTTACTATTAACAAAATGTACTGCTACATTATCTTATGATTCCTAGAAGCTATTAGGATCATTCCCCAGTATTATCTTCATATAGCAAGGGCTTTTTAGGTTGACCCAAAAAAAGGGTTTTTAGGGTAATAGAAAATAACGTCTACAGAACACATAACATCATGCAGCCAGTTATGAAGGCACGAAATAACTCTTGAGTCATCTTCTATTCGCTTCTCTTTGCAGTGCACGAAATAACTCTTGAGTCGTCTTCTATTCGCTTCTCTTTGCAGTGTTACTCAATTAAAACTTTTAGCAACGACCATTCAGAGCAATAGATAACAAgaaaaaatttttaatttcaacAACAAAGTGCAATAGATAACAAACTGTCATAATATTTcaacagaaaatagaaaaaatttgcAAAGACGTATTTAGATATACAAAGCTCAAAAATAAAGTAAGATTACTTCAAATCTTCTTAATGATGAGTTGGCTGCCTTCTCGAATGACGCAGAAAAACAAGCATCATTGTGACGAAATCCTACTTGGAAGCACAAAGATGATTGTTCGGAAAACCTAGAAACTTAACTTCCCACGGCCGCTGCAAGTGCTACAAGAGCGGGCAGCAGAGCACTTTGTGCAGTAGCTCCATTTCTTTGGAAGTCTGACAGAATATGGTTCATTGGTTCATTTCTAATACTGTAGGGTTCCAATAAAAGAGAATGAGAAGGAAATATGGGGAAACATACCCTGCCGTGAATCTAGTAGCCATATTCTTTGATTTCAACCTCGCCTTCTCAGCACTTTCCTCCGAGAGCTTCTTAAGAACAAACCCTTCGCCTTTGCATTCAGAACATATGCCAGAACCACTACAATCTTCACATATTTTCAAAGGGATCTGCATATACCAAAAAAACAGAATTGAATTTTTCATGtcatgtttaaactttaaatgtCTTAGCAGACTTTTCATGTCAGAAATGGAACTTCCATATAATGTGTGGCCCGCTTTTTGTTTACCTTTAAAAAACTTCTCCAAAATGAGCCATCCTTGGCCAATCCTAAATTTTCCATATGTTTGTGCTTAAGAGACGCTGTTCATGGATTCTTTTCTGAGCTATACAGAACAATGACTCCTAAGTCCTATCTTTCTCATTATTTATTAAGTCCACACGCCAAATAGAAGGAAAGTATCTGTTATAAAAACCTAAAATTCACATGTATTTATAGAGTAGTCTGCACCTCATTTGCCTCAGATGCTTTGGTTCTACGCATAAGAAGGGTAGCTGCAGCACCCACAACCGTGGCAGCAATAGCTATAGAAGCAGCTGTTTCTGGTAGAGCAGATGATACTATAGCTCTTCCCCGTTCTTTGGTGTCTATTAAAGAACAAGAATAAGGATCCATTGGATTACAAACTTTAGGTTTGAGATCCCTGGTCACTTCACAGCATTCGATATAAGATAAGATACAAGCACTATCAGTTGCAACtttatgaaaaaagaaaacaacccaAAAGTATTATACAAGTAACAGATGGTTTTgttctaaaaaaattaatgtgaaAGCAAACTACATTCAcaactatctcaaaaatatttaggttaaaagaaagggaaaacaaGCTTCCAATTTCAGTTCATATGTTAATCAATCAAGCAATCCAACAAGTTTATAGCCAAAAgtatttcttttcttcaattcCAATGTGCTCAAGGTTTGCTTTCCTCAAGATCTATTCTTGAAAATAGTAGAAGTCACAGAATTTCAAACTAGTTTCAATAATAGTTTATTGACAGAAAATTACAAGCATTAAGATAGGGGCGACTTCCTGAAGTGGAGGTATATTAGGGAAAAAAacacttaataaaaaatgatggtAGACCCGACAATACTCTATACCCACATTAGCAACCAAAAACAATAACTTTCAATGTAAGCAAGAATGCCATCTCATGATTACTAATTCAGGACAcctaatttcaattttcaagtaaTTCAGGACACGTAATTCCTTATTAGGAATCCATATTCGACCACTTAAGGCAAAGAGAAGCACAACTGAAAGAAATTCGAAACTCAAGATGTCCAATGAATCATACACCATACACATTGAAGCACTCCTCTCAACTACCATTAATTCTTTTGTTCCAAAGGTTTAGGGTTTCTGTTCTGTCAATATTCATAGTAACCCCTTATCTGAAAATTTTTTGGATGGGTGGAGAGGGTAACAAGCAACTACACCATAACTGATGAACCATTACAACATAGACCTTCCTATATAGAGAATCATGATGAATGGTTTAAATGGTTCCAGCAAACCGTTTGAACCCACTTCTGAATGAGCCTGAAAACTACTCACAGGCTTTGTGACAGCCACCGTAAGAAAGCCTTAATATTCCTATCTGTAACGAAGATTTTAACGAATGGGTTTCTGATATTTCTCACAGTCTAGCATAGCATAGCACATTATATGGATTCGAGCAATCAAACTAAATTTATCGACCACCAGAAATTACAAAACTGAGCTGTGTTGTGCTGTTCTATTCAACCGAAGATAAAGAACTTGTGGCGAACTTACTTGTAGAGGAGGAGGCGGCGGCAAATGACAGAGAATGCAATGCGATCTCCATTTGAAGGAGCTCCTGTTTAACAGACCAGACTCCCTCAACCCAACTCAACGGTCGCAGTGGTGGTGAATCCTATCTTGGTTATCGGATGATGTAAATAATTCCTAAATCTGACGTCATTCATCAATAAATATCTCCGTGGCTCGTGTCGTTCGGCAGATGATGGGCCCGGGGACTGAAAGCCCATGTAACTGTCTATGTGGGTTCGGCCCGCTCAACCTCATTAGCTTTTTTGAACTCACTAGATTGATGAGCGCAGTTACACCTCTCATTTTATTACGTACACTCCATTAATCTTTAAAAAACCTAATTTATCAATATTCCACTTGACTCTATCATCCTGCCCCCAATTCTTATATCCTTTTTCTTCCtccataaaaccctaaaacccaatCACCCAACCCAAAAATTCTCTTGTAAAGAGTAGATCAACCTCCTCCTTCGGCTCAGCCTCCAAAAATATTGGGTCTACTCATAATTGTTAcgtttttaattataatttgttTAGAATATGATGTACTTCGTTAAAAACGAAGTGCAACTAGGGCTCATCTACTAGCTTTTCTTTCCTAAGGAAATCTTAAACAGTATGAAAAATGAAAACGACGTTAGAGTGATTCCTTGAATCAGAAGTTGGAAGTCACCACAAATATCAGAAGTTGGATATAATTGCAAGGACAGAAACTCACGAGCATCCTCACATCTACCattgtcaaatttcaaaaaaagcaAAGAACCCACCTTCCCACCACCATTGCTGAGCTGTGccttctctttgcttttcttcaCCCCACTCACGGGCCTATTTAAGATGCTTTTTCTTCACAACCCTCCCTACATAAATGTAACCCCTCTTAGACATATGAAAACACTAGACAAATTATGTCTGCTACAACTATTTATGTTCTACTCAtcaatctccttcttcttctcctcctgcTGGGTTCATCGGATATGACTGCCGCTGCACGCAA belongs to Tripterygium wilfordii isolate XIE 37 chromosome 2, ASM1340144v1, whole genome shotgun sequence and includes:
- the LOC120008579 gene encoding uncharacterized protein LOC120008579 isoform X1 gives rise to the protein MEIALHSLSFAAASSSTMTRDLKPKVCNPMDPYSCSLIDTKERGRAIVSSALPETAASIAIAATVVGAAATLLMRRTKASEANEIPLKICEDCSGSGICSECKGEGFVLKKLSEESAEKARLKSKNMATRFTAGLPKKWSYCTKCSAARSCSTCSGRGKLSF
- the LOC120008579 gene encoding uncharacterized protein LOC120008579 isoform X2, with amino-acid sequence MEIALHSLSFAAASSSTNTKERGRAIVSSALPETAASIAIAATVVGAAATLLMRRTKASEANEIPLKICEDCSGSGICSECKGEGFVLKKLSEESAEKARLKSKNMATRFTAGLPKKWSYCTKCSAARSCSTCSGRGKLSF
- the LOC120008579 gene encoding uncharacterized protein LOC120008579 isoform X3, yielding MDPYSCSLIDTKERGRAIVSSALPETAASIAIAATVVGAAATLLMRRTKASEANEIPLKICEDCSGSGICSECKGEGFVLKKLSEESAEKARLKSKNMATRFTAGLPKKWSYCTKCSAARSCSTCSGRGKLSF